The following are from one region of the Girardinichthys multiradiatus isolate DD_20200921_A chromosome 9, DD_fGirMul_XY1, whole genome shotgun sequence genome:
- the lrrc7 gene encoding leucine-rich repeat-containing protein 7 isoform X6, producing the protein MDNYSALPLQCLEMTTKRKLIGRLVPCRCFRGEEEVISVLDYSHCSLQQVPKEIFSFERTLEELYLDANQIEELPKQLFQCQALKKLSLPDNDLSNLPTTIASLVNLKELDISKNGIQEFPDNIKCCKGLSVVEASVNPITKLPDGFTQLLNLSQLFLNDAFLEYLPANFGRLSKLRILELRENHLKTMPKSIHRLTQLERLDLGSNEFSEMPEVLEQIHSLKELWLDNNSLQSIPGSIGKLRQLRYLDLAKNRIENLDSDISGCEALEDLLLSSNMLQHLPDSIGMLKKLTTLKVDDNQLTSLPHTIGSLSLLEELDCSCNELESLPPTIGYLHSLRTFAADENFLTELPREIGNCKNVTVMSLRSNKLEFLPDEIGQMTKLRVLNLSDNRLKNLPFTFTKLKDLAALWLSDNQSKALIPLQTEAHPETKQKVLTNYMFPQQPRHDEDYQSDSDSFNPTLWEEQRQQRMTVAFDFEDKKDEEDNSGKVKVEINLKRYPTPYPEDLKNMVKSVQSLVGKSMHPGHGHQHQLSSGTATSAGTNMEHTHLSKEQYEPPWPLPPKELMQVFDSFDGRNQTVCQVTDREMQDFSQSQLMDQGSMHNSGIDIPKRKDKEDLTESSEDSMGGSPNDIRISDMRPTLVEPPMYKPKVVLLGKDKKESTDEEVDKLHCLNHSGSSATYSDYSPSQGSSGSSNPSANTHSHTHSHAHTHTPALPAPNRDQAPPTHWTNRLAQSFPKPIDSKPLLSQRETPPSGTLQQRGDRRPLSEPFDWSEAPHYDNTGFDAEESPMDPPSNTSQGNPPLGSKPRSQSAHGRRPLLRQDRIVGVPLELDTQTLPYHSNQRCTPDNDPQSSGPPSQNPWQNWTRTPSPLEDRTAFPSKLDLTPTSSPNPDRKDIDSRLEQGSGPLPGSWTYHNSQGEQIRKDQLSVGGGNKVTVVMSKSSDRLSPMMKETRSKFKKSQSIDEIDIGSYKVYSIPMESYSSSIEQQTSLDRSELPGSMEHTSMSRSQSAPMLDDELGFPGHGSGNQNQSGQNLKPAIPHKAYHFDQNYNPQVTIDRRIPPPFPNTPDYVNHSSKAMDYLSQPGKTLPKELVSPRYRAYPPLEMFSFPQAPINQDGPSSQQQQTISSQRSRPGFLRRADSLVSSTELALFRRVHEAQQEALQEAQYKQQTDPPHYSRALGYSSPMEHSALTNMSDNQNQMMHNKRNGRYDDDYTTYQEQKKPMIGYPTKSLTQRRPLSARSYSTETYGASQARPVSARPTMAALLEKMPPDYTLATCPEKPSEDTIKVRPVVPQKPEDITSKMPADWRQQLLRHIEAKRLDRSGFLKHNTLTLGMLYQGGGHGQGRSTTLNFNLYNKTRHEPPAGRWLPLPPPPSATTTPSQQAAMLDNDQEGVTGSNQWAPYSLGRRDVPPENLMKKGGHSHNPSHQSHNTMIVTSTSSSTATVPHRVVGQQVYDGMMNKGGQYQQAMSLSVVPAGGPGQYQGNVSQALPSPGQAYPSGGLPMALSSSGNQSQYNPHTSHQPATNPQYHVSQGMVHSNQAVMATHTNPRPQSARCLLQTKGQKSTDGYQEQLCVRIEKNPGLGFSISGGISGQGNPFKPSDMGTA; encoded by the exons ACTCCCAGATGGTTTCACGCAGCTCCTGAATCTGTCCCAGCTCTTCTTAAATGATGCCTTCCTGGAGTATCTGCCCGCTAACTTTGGCAG GCTCTCCAAATTACggattctggagctgagagagaATCACCTGAAAACCATGCCAAA GTCCATCCACAGACTAACACAGCTGGAGAGGCTGGATTTGGGTAGCAATGAATTCTCTGAAATG CCAGAGGTCTTGGAACAGATACACAGCCTGAAGGAGCTGTGGCTGGATAATAACTCTTTACAGTCTATACCTGGG TCAATAGGGAAGCTTCGCCAGTTGCGGTACTTGGATTTGGCAAAGAATCGCATTGAGAATTTGGATAGTGACATCTCAGGCTGTGAGGCCTTAGAAGATCTGTTGCTATCCTCCAACATGCTGCAGCACCTGCCGGACTCTATAG GAATGCTGAAGAAATTGACCACTCTAAAGGTAGATGACAACCAGCTGACCTCACTGCCTCACACCATTGGGAG CCTGTCTCTGTTGGAGGAGTTGGACTGTAGCTGTAATGAGCTGGAGTCGTTGCCTCCCACCATTGGCTACCTGCACAGCTTGAGGACTTTTGCTGCAGACGAGAATTTCCTCACAGAGCTGCCACGAGAG ATTGGTAACTGCAAGAACGTGACGGTGATGTCACTTCGGTCCAACAAGCTGGAGTTTCTGCCTGACGAAATCGGACAGATGACCAAACTGCGTGTACTTAACCTCAGTGACAACAG GTTAAAGAATCTACCGTTTACCTTCACCAAGCTGAAGGACTTGGCAGCTCTGTGGCTCTCTGACAATCAG TCCAAAGCTTTGATCCCACTTCAGACAGAAGCCCATCCAGAAACCAAACAGAAGGTTTTGACCAACTACATGTTTCCACAACAGCCCAGACATGATGAAG ATTACCAGTCGGATAGTGACAGCTTTAATCCTACACTGTGGGAAGAGCAAAGACAGCAGAGGATGACTGTGGCCTTTGACTTTGAAGACAAGAAAGACGAGGAAGACAACTCTGGGAAGGTCAAG GTGGAGATAAACTTGAAGCGCTACCCAACACCCTACCCTGAGGACCTGAAGAACATGGTCAAATCAGTGCAGAGTCTTGTGGGTAAAAGCATGCATCCCGGACATGGGCACCAGCACCAGCTGAGCTCAGGCACTGCCACCTCAGCAGGAACCAACATGGAGCATACACACCTAAGCAAAGAACAGTATGAGCCACCGTGGCCCCTGCCTCCTAAAGAG TTGATGCAGGTATTTGATTCATTTGACGGACGAAATCAAACTGTTTGCCAGGTGACTGACAGAGAGATGCAGGACTTCTCTCAGTCTCAGCTAATGGATCAAGGATCAATGCATAACTCTGGCATCGATATTCCCAAGAGGAAGGACAAAGAAGATTTGACAGAGAGCTCTGAG GACTCGATGGGTGGCTCTCCAAATGACATCCGTATATCAGACATGAGGCCAACACTGGTGGAGCCACCAATGTACAAACCAAAGGTGGTACTGCTGGGGAAGGATAAGAAAG AGTCAACAGATGAGGAGGTCGATAAGCTCCACTGTCTGAATCACAGTGGTTCCTCGGCCACCTACTCTGACTACTCACCTTCGCAGGGCTCCTCAGGCTCCTCCAATCCTTCCgccaacacacactcacacacacactctcatgctcacacacacactcctgcCCTGCCAGCCCCCAATAGGGATCAGGCCCCTCCAACACACTGGACCAACAG actTGCCCAGTCATTCCCAAAGCCTATTGATTCCAAGCCCCTGCTGTCTCAGAGAGAAACTCCTCCATCAGGTACCTTGCAGCAACGGGGAGATCGGCGTCCGCTTAGCGAGCCTTTTGATTGGTCTGAGGCTCCACACTACGACAACACAGGTTTTGATGCTGAGGAGTCTCCTATGGACCCTCCCTCCAATACAAGTCAGGGTAATCCCCCGCTGGGCTCCAAACCCCGCAGCCAGTCGGCACATGGCCGCCGGCCCCTCCTCAGGCAAGATCGAATTGTAGGAGTCCCTTTGGAGCTGGATACCCAGACACTCCCCTATCACAGTAACCAACGCTGCACCCCGGATAATGACCCACAATCCTCTGGACCTCCTTCCCAGAACCCCTGGCAGAATTGGACCAGGACCCCCAGCCCATTGGAGGACAGAACAGCTTTCCCCTCAAAGCTGGACCTGACACCCACCTCAAGCCCCAACCCTGACCGCAAAGACATTGACTCAAG acTGGAACAGGGCTCAGGACCTTTGCCTGGAAGCTGGACATATCACAACAGTCAGGGAGAGCAGATCAGGAAGGATCAGCTCAGCGTCGGTGGGGGAAACAAGGTAACAGTGGTGATGAGTAAAAGCTCTGACCGGCTTTCCCCCATGATGAAGGAGACGAGATCCAAGTTTAAGAAATCCCAGAGCATAGACGAGATTGACATCGGCTCCTACAAAGTCTACAG TATTCCTATGGAAAGCTATAGTTCATCCATTGAACAGCAGACTAGTTTGGACCGTTCAGAGCTCCCTGGTTCCATGGAGCACACCAGCATGTCACGGTCTCAGTCTGCCCCCATGTTAGATGATGAGCTGGGCTTCCCAGGACACGGAAGTGGCAACCAGAATCAGTCTGGACAAAATCTAAAACCTGCCATTCCTCACAAGGCCTATCATTTTGACCAGAACTACAACCCCCAG GTAACCATCGATCGCAGGATTCCTCCCCCTTTCCCCAACACACCAGATTACGTAAACCACTCATCAAAGGCCATGGATTACTTGAGTCAGCCTGGAAAGACGCTACCCAAGGAGCTTGTGAGTCCTAGGTATCGTGCATATCCACCTCTGGAAATGTTTTCATTCCCCCAAGCCCCAATCAACCAGGATGGCCCATCCAGCCAGCAGCAGCAAACTATCTCATCTCAGCGCTCCAGGCCAGGGTTTCTAAGAAGAGCTGATTCTTTGGTTAGCTCTACTGAGCTTGCCTTGTTTCGCAGAGTTCATGAAGCCCAGCAGGAGGCGCTACAGGAAGCTCAGTACAAGCAGCAG ACGGACCCCCCTCATTATAGTCGGGCTCTTGGCTACTCTTCCCCAATGGAGCACTCTGCCCTCACCAACATGTCTGACAACCAAAATCAGATGATGCACAACAAGAGAAATGGTCGCTATGATGATGACTATACAACTTACCAGGAGCAGAAGAAGCCCATGATTGGTTATCCAACCAAAAGTCTTACTCAGCGTCGCCCCCTATCAGCTAGGAGCTACAGTACTGAAACCTATGGAGCATCCCAG GCCCGCCCTGTGTCCGCTCGCCCCACCATGGCTGCCCTGTTAGAGAAGATGCCACCCGACTACACCCTGGCAACCTGTCCTGAGAAACCATCAGAGGACACCATCAAAGTAAGACCTGTTGTGCCGCAAAAACCTGAGGACATCACTTCCAAGATGCCAGCCGACTGGAGGCAACAACTTCTCAGGCACATAGAGGCCAAACGATTGGACAGG AGTGGTTTCCTAAAGCACAACACGCTCACGCTGGGCATGCTCTATCAGGGCGGGGGTCACGGCCAGGGGCGCAGCACCACTTTGAACTTTAACCTTTACAATAAAACTAGGCATGAGCCCCCTGCTGGCCGCTGGCTGCcactacctcctcctccatctgccACCACC acaccttCTCAGCAGGCTGCAATGCTCGATAATGACCAGGAGGGAGTCACAGGGAGCAACCAGTGGGCTCCCTACTCGCTTGGTCGCAGGGATGTTCCACCTGAGAACCTCATGAAAAAG GGTGGGCATTCACACAACCCCTCACATCAGTCACACAACACCATGATCGTCACTTCCACCTCTTCCTCCACAGCCACTGTGCCTCATCGTGTTGTTGGGCAGCAGGTTTATGATGGGATGATGAACAAGGGTGGGCAATACCAGCAAGCAATGTCTCTGTCAGTGGTACCAGCAGGTGGCCCAGGGCAATACCAAGGCAATGTTTCACAAG cCCTTCCATCCCCTGGCCAGGCTTATCCGAGTGGCGGCCTGCCCATGGCGCTGTCATCATCTGGAAACCAGTCTCAGTACAACCCCCACACCTCCCATCAGCCTGCTACCAATCCGCAGTATCATGTCAGTCAAGGCATGGTCCACAGCAACCAGGCTGTTATGGCTACCCATACCAACCCGAGGCCTCAGAGTGCTCGATGTCTGCTGCAGACTAAAGGCCAGAAAAGCACGGATGGTTACCAGGAACAG TTGTGTGTGAGAATAGAGAAGAACCCTGGTCTTGGCTTCAGTATCTCTGGTGGCATCAGTGGCCAGGGGAACCCCTTCAAACCGTCCGACATG GGTACAGCATGA